A genomic region of Thermoflexus sp. contains the following coding sequences:
- a CDS encoding LAGLIDADG family homing endonuclease: protein MTTRWEIRVDEADTEAEIPLTENGRIVLERRYLRKGPDGRPVETIPEMFRRVARAIAEAEKELGGDPALWEERFYRMLTALRFLPNSPTFTGAGTPLGQLAACFTPEIRVITEHGLKRIADLRPGDRVLTHRGRYQPVLQTSRRFYRGPLRIIKVRRIGRRIEVTPEHPFLTPRGWVMAADLRPGDRVAIGFPKGILSTPSFDLAETLSREDLEVQSTPTTIRVRRPAAYQNSGRQARWIPRHIPLSSEVARLCGYYVAEGTLGPDLEYVRFTFSIKEKEYHADVSNILSSILGFTPIMNSSRGNWVHIDLYNRALAQWFFNQFGRHSYNKRIPIWMQYANFDLQEEFLAGLLRGDGFYSEKAYLINGRKSAKLFRAFRLTLSNPTLIFQTWQILLRLGYEASIRGVDTTYVTPNAREAAQIIMSPLRSRRLIEKAFGIHLPDAGGSNNGVLRDEEHVYFEIENIEEIYYEGYVYNCEVEEDHTYVVEGVVVHNCFVLPLEDDMGKIPGGIFQTLRDAALIQQTGGGNGFSFSRLRPKNAIVFSSMGRATGPVGFLRVYDRAFGEIAQGGCLTPDTLVFTAHGLLRLDEIVDPEKPGWQPQRITVLTDQGPRISLHGYNRGRSQVLRVVTEEGLTLTGTPDHKVKVLTREGWVWRRLDELQPGDAIPVILGQHHGHLQPLKPVEKRHGNQVMPRLPHVLDEEFAFFLGYLTGDGFVAQEENDHRIGVAVANHSYLIEEMPRLMERLFEVQVHVRRRPGDGSTLFIIDNRAVKEFLCVNGLGKGRSVEASVPRLIRLSPPSVVAAYLRGLFEADGTVVHGYPMLCTASERLAREVAVLLIGLGCPVKVRPGHPSGNRFGRSRPWFVRIVSSAGLRAWAERIGCDPRSRFRVCLERIPDSNRESAYPLPEPAYWLSPVLEATALPQRDRRGRGTGRKIRSTRPALRRALLRYVRGERRLTLTAYEELTERYPEFARHAPPVGDRWFVYVRSVEPAGEALTLDLEVSDNHTYLANGMVTHNSRRGANMAVLRVDHPDIEEFITCKTDENAITNFNISVGITDAFMRAVENDEEWELRFPDVLHPAYRNFRGTLEDAERVGIPIRVYKRVRARDLFRKIATQAHHNGEPGVLFLDTANRSNPVPHLYTLEATNPCVTGDTLVATPQGWRYAAEIRTGDEICTVLGTGRVERIEVYKERPVYRVFLSDGGVIKVTAAHQFHVRDSRTKFYEPRRVDQLKPGDWVRVFPARMPNNPVPDKPPHLSDREFGFLIGVLVGDGCYTEHALSRNVVRFSTHADEEEWNAVVREAFQKLGATHFVTDVNPGSRSMMMDPKPGSVIAGWVRTLLLPPARSPEKRLPLAYINSNREFLEGLLDGLFSTDGSVDLSSNHPLLRFHTSSEELARQVRLILLMFGVHARIHRTVRKRHALNGREIRHDRPKYDVVISGASLGRFIEQIRLSHPEKRRRLEEAALRCNFTGGNWAAQVVKIEFAGYETVYDLYEPQSDTWITEGYVSRGCGEQWLGPYENCCLGSVNLARHVKYVDGRAEVDWEKLRETVEWATRFLDNVVQVNQYVPAVPQLKEAAYRTRRIGLGFMGLADLMYHLRIRYGSEEGQEFAAQIAEFIRYHAMRTSIELAKERGPFPAIRGSIYDPENLKWEPPKPLKPYTRDWGRPPLDWNAIVEGIRRYGIRNAAQTTVAPTGTLSTVAGCEGYGCEPVFALAYIRYVHEAEGRLELRYVSPLFMRALKEAGLDEEARARIIEEVLRKGTCQHIQELPDWIRHTFVVAQDLTPEEHVWMQASIQAFIDNSISKTINFPEKATIEDVEKAYILAWKLGCKGLTVYVAGSRQKEVLETLETKEKKEKKREEGPMVPTQPTLPQPVGPTVRPRPQKLAGVTYRIATPVGTAFITLNENGEGQPFEVFLNVGKAGSDIAAVAEAIGRLISLLLRLPSPVPPAERLRQVVDQLQGIGGGRALGFGPERVRSLPDGIARVLAEYLAERGLEAHAIPSPPPALPLPEPRPEPAEREALGPVGDLCPQCGEATLLEQEGCRTCYNCGYSEC, encoded by the coding sequence ATGACGACGCGCTGGGAGATCCGGGTGGATGAAGCCGATACGGAGGCGGAGATCCCATTAACGGAGAACGGCCGCATCGTCCTGGAGCGGCGGTATCTGCGCAAGGGGCCGGACGGCCGGCCGGTGGAGACGATCCCCGAGATGTTCCGTCGGGTGGCCCGGGCCATCGCCGAGGCGGAGAAGGAGCTGGGCGGCGATCCGGCCCTGTGGGAGGAGCGGTTCTACCGAATGCTCACCGCCCTCCGCTTTCTCCCCAATTCCCCCACCTTCACCGGTGCCGGCACCCCTCTGGGGCAGCTGGCGGCATGTTTCACGCCGGAAATACGGGTGATAACAGAGCATGGACTCAAACGGATCGCCGACCTACGGCCCGGTGATCGCGTTCTGACTCATCGAGGCCGCTACCAGCCGGTCCTGCAGACGTCTCGACGATTTTATCGGGGGCCGTTGCGGATCATCAAAGTGCGACGAATCGGCCGGAGGATCGAAGTAACCCCGGAGCATCCTTTTCTGACTCCTCGGGGATGGGTGATGGCCGCAGATCTTCGTCCCGGAGATCGCGTTGCCATCGGCTTTCCGAAAGGCATTCTTTCTACGCCCTCCTTCGATTTAGCGGAGACCCTCTCTAGGGAAGATCTCGAAGTCCAGAGCACCCCTACCACGATTCGGGTTCGTCGACCGGCTGCTTATCAAAATTCCGGCCGCCAAGCTCGCTGGATCCCACGCCATATCCCACTCAGCTCCGAGGTTGCACGACTTTGTGGATACTACGTGGCCGAGGGAACACTGGGTCCAGATCTTGAATATGTTCGGTTCACTTTTTCCATCAAAGAAAAGGAATATCATGCTGATGTCTCGAATATATTGAGTAGTATTTTAGGGTTTACGCCTATTATGAATTCTTCAAGGGGAAACTGGGTTCACATTGATTTATATAATCGAGCTCTCGCTCAGTGGTTCTTTAATCAATTTGGTCGACATTCCTACAACAAACGCATCCCTATTTGGATGCAATACGCCAATTTTGATCTTCAAGAAGAGTTTCTAGCGGGTCTACTTCGAGGAGACGGATTTTACAGCGAGAAAGCGTATCTGATTAATGGGAGGAAATCCGCCAAATTATTCAGGGCATTCCGACTCACGTTAAGCAACCCGACGCTCATCTTTCAGACGTGGCAAATTTTGCTTCGATTGGGATATGAAGCATCTATTCGTGGCGTAGATACCACTTATGTGACTCCAAATGCCCGTGAGGCTGCTCAGATCATCATGTCTCCTCTCCGATCTCGACGATTAATTGAAAAGGCTTTCGGGATCCATCTCCCAGACGCCGGAGGGTCAAATAATGGGGTGTTACGGGACGAAGAACACGTTTACTTCGAAATAGAAAACATAGAAGAAATTTATTACGAAGGATATGTTTATAACTGTGAGGTAGAAGAAGATCACACTTACGTTGTAGAAGGTGTTGTAGTTCATAATTGTTTTGTCCTCCCCCTGGAGGACGACATGGGGAAGATCCCGGGGGGGATCTTTCAGACGCTGCGGGATGCGGCGCTGATCCAGCAGACGGGCGGCGGCAACGGGTTCTCGTTCTCCCGTCTGCGCCCCAAGAACGCCATCGTTTTCTCCTCGATGGGCCGGGCCACCGGCCCGGTGGGCTTTCTGCGGGTCTACGATCGCGCCTTCGGGGAGATCGCTCAGGGAGGATGTCTGACGCCGGACACCCTGGTGTTCACCGCGCATGGGCTGCTCCGGCTGGACGAGATCGTCGATCCGGAAAAGCCCGGATGGCAGCCGCAGCGCATCACCGTGCTGACCGATCAGGGCCCGCGGATTTCCCTTCACGGCTACAACCGCGGCCGATCCCAGGTGTTGCGCGTGGTGACGGAGGAAGGCCTGACGCTGACCGGCACGCCGGATCATAAGGTGAAGGTGCTGACGCGGGAAGGTTGGGTCTGGCGTCGGCTGGATGAGCTGCAGCCCGGCGATGCCATCCCGGTCATTCTGGGCCAGCATCATGGCCATCTCCAGCCCCTGAAGCCGGTCGAGAAGCGACACGGCAATCAGGTCATGCCCCGGCTGCCCCACGTTCTGGACGAGGAGTTCGCTTTCTTCCTGGGGTATCTCACGGGCGATGGCTTCGTGGCCCAGGAGGAGAACGATCATCGGATCGGGGTGGCCGTGGCCAATCATTCTTACCTGATCGAAGAGATGCCCCGACTGATGGAGCGCCTCTTCGAGGTTCAGGTCCATGTCCGGCGCAGGCCCGGGGATGGCTCCACGCTTTTCATCATCGATAACCGCGCGGTGAAGGAGTTCCTTTGCGTGAACGGTTTGGGGAAGGGCCGGAGCGTGGAGGCCAGCGTCCCCCGCCTGATCCGGCTCAGCCCTCCTTCGGTGGTGGCGGCTTACCTGCGGGGGCTTTTCGAAGCCGATGGGACCGTCGTCCATGGCTATCCGATGCTCTGCACCGCCTCGGAGCGCCTGGCCCGAGAAGTGGCAGTGCTGCTCATCGGCCTGGGGTGTCCGGTGAAAGTGCGTCCGGGTCATCCATCCGGGAACCGGTTCGGACGGTCCCGCCCCTGGTTCGTTCGCATTGTCTCCTCTGCCGGGCTGCGGGCATGGGCGGAGCGGATCGGCTGTGATCCCCGTTCCCGTTTCCGGGTTTGCCTGGAACGGATCCCGGATTCGAATCGTGAATCCGCCTATCCGCTTCCGGAGCCCGCTTACTGGCTCAGCCCGGTTCTGGAAGCGACCGCCCTTCCCCAGCGGGATCGACGAGGGCGAGGAACCGGTCGGAAGATCCGAAGCACGCGCCCGGCGCTGCGACGCGCCTTGCTGCGCTACGTCCGGGGGGAGCGTCGGCTCACCCTTACGGCTTATGAAGAGCTAACAGAGCGATATCCCGAATTCGCCCGACATGCTCCCCCGGTGGGCGATCGCTGGTTCGTCTATGTTCGATCCGTTGAGCCCGCCGGCGAGGCGCTGACACTGGATCTGGAGGTGTCGGACAATCACACCTATCTGGCCAATGGCATGGTGACCCACAACAGCCGCCGTGGTGCCAACATGGCGGTGCTCCGGGTGGATCATCCGGACATCGAGGAGTTCATCACCTGCAAGACGGACGAGAACGCTATCACCAACTTCAACATCTCGGTGGGCATCACCGACGCCTTCATGCGGGCGGTGGAGAACGACGAGGAGTGGGAGCTGCGCTTCCCGGATGTGCTGCATCCCGCCTATCGCAACTTCCGGGGGACCCTGGAGGACGCCGAGCGGGTGGGGATCCCCATCCGGGTCTACAAGCGGGTGCGGGCCCGGGACCTCTTCCGCAAGATCGCCACCCAGGCTCACCACAACGGCGAGCCCGGCGTCCTTTTCCTGGACACCGCGAATCGCTCCAACCCGGTGCCCCATCTGTATACGTTGGAGGCGACGAACCCATGTGTGACCGGGGATACGCTGGTGGCCACCCCCCAAGGCTGGCGTTATGCCGCGGAGATCCGGACGGGGGACGAGATCTGCACTGTTCTGGGGACTGGTCGGGTGGAGCGTATTGAAGTCTACAAAGAACGCCCTGTATATCGCGTTTTCCTGTCTGACGGAGGCGTGATCAAGGTCACCGCGGCCCATCAGTTCCACGTCCGGGATTCCCGGACAAAGTTTTATGAGCCCCGTCGGGTGGACCAGCTGAAACCAGGCGATTGGGTCCGGGTGTTCCCTGCCCGAATGCCGAATAACCCTGTCCCGGATAAACCGCCTCATCTCAGCGATCGGGAGTTCGGATTCCTGATTGGTGTGCTGGTCGGAGATGGGTGCTATACCGAGCACGCCCTCTCCCGCAATGTGGTCCGTTTCAGCACCCACGCCGACGAGGAAGAGTGGAACGCGGTGGTGCGGGAAGCCTTTCAGAAGCTGGGAGCCACCCATTTCGTGACCGATGTCAATCCAGGTTCCCGCTCCATGATGATGGATCCCAAGCCGGGTTCTGTCATTGCGGGCTGGGTGCGCACGCTCCTTCTGCCCCCCGCACGGAGCCCGGAGAAGCGACTGCCTCTGGCTTACATCAACAGCAACCGCGAGTTCCTGGAAGGGCTTTTGGACGGGTTGTTCAGCACAGATGGAAGTGTAGATCTTTCCTCCAACCATCCTCTCCTTCGATTCCATACCTCCAGCGAGGAGCTGGCCCGTCAAGTCCGGCTGATCCTGCTCATGTTCGGAGTCCACGCTCGCATCCATCGAACTGTTCGTAAGCGCCATGCTTTAAACGGTCGGGAGATCCGCCATGACCGACCGAAATATGACGTGGTGATCTCCGGAGCCAGCTTGGGACGGTTTATTGAACAAATCCGACTCAGCCATCCGGAGAAGAGGCGGCGGCTGGAAGAGGCAGCCCTACGCTGCAACTTCACGGGGGGGAACTGGGCTGCCCAGGTCGTGAAGATCGAGTTCGCCGGCTACGAAACGGTTTATGACCTCTATGAACCCCAGAGCGACACCTGGATCACGGAGGGCTACGTATCCCGGGGTTGCGGTGAACAGTGGTTGGGGCCTTACGAGAACTGCTGCCTGGGCTCGGTGAACCTGGCGCGCCATGTGAAATACGTGGACGGTCGGGCGGAGGTGGACTGGGAGAAGCTGCGGGAGACGGTGGAGTGGGCCACCCGCTTCCTGGACAACGTGGTCCAGGTGAACCAGTATGTGCCCGCTGTGCCCCAGCTGAAGGAAGCCGCCTACAGGACCCGGCGCATCGGCCTGGGCTTCATGGGGCTGGCGGATCTGATGTATCACCTGCGGATCCGCTATGGCTCCGAGGAGGGCCAGGAGTTCGCCGCCCAGATCGCGGAGTTCATCCGTTACCACGCCATGCGCACCAGCATCGAGCTGGCCAAAGAGCGGGGCCCCTTCCCGGCGATCCGGGGGAGCATCTATGACCCGGAGAACCTGAAATGGGAGCCCCCCAAGCCTCTGAAGCCCTACACCCGGGATTGGGGCCGACCGCCCCTGGACTGGAACGCCATCGTGGAGGGGATCCGCCGCTATGGCATCCGCAACGCCGCGCAGACCACGGTGGCCCCGACCGGCACGCTTTCCACTGTCGCCGGCTGCGAGGGCTACGGGTGCGAGCCGGTCTTCGCCCTGGCCTACATCCGCTACGTCCACGAGGCGGAGGGACGCCTGGAGCTGCGCTACGTCAGCCCCCTCTTTATGCGCGCCCTGAAGGAGGCCGGCCTCGATGAGGAGGCCCGCGCCCGGATCATCGAGGAGGTCCTGCGCAAGGGCACCTGCCAGCACATCCAGGAGCTCCCCGACTGGATCCGCCACACCTTCGTCGTCGCCCAGGACCTCACCCCTGAAGAACATGTGTGGATGCAGGCCAGCATCCAGGCGTTTATCGATAACAGTATTTCAAAGACGATTAATTTCCCGGAGAAAGCTACTATAGAAGATGTAGAAAAAGCATATATTCTAGCCTGGAAGCTGGGATGCAAGGGGCTGACGGTGTATGTGGCGGGGTCCCGACAGAAGGAGGTGCTGGAGACGCTGGAGACGAAGGAGAAAAAGGAAAAGAAACGGGAGGAGGGACCGATGGTTCCGACCCAGCCCACGCTGCCGCAACCGGTGGGCCCGACCGTGCGTCCGCGGCCGCAGAAACTCGCTGGCGTCACCTACCGGATCGCCACGCCGGTGGGGACAGCGTTCATCACCCTGAATGAGAACGGCGAGGGTCAGCCCTTCGAGGTGTTCCTGAATGTGGGGAAAGCGGGTTCGGACATCGCGGCAGTGGCGGAGGCGATCGGGCGGCTGATCTCCCTGCTGCTGCGGCTGCCCTCCCCGGTGCCGCCCGCCGAGCGGCTGCGCCAGGTGGTGGATCAGCTGCAGGGCATCGGCGGGGGGCGCGCCCTGGGCTTCGGGCCGGAGCGGGTTCGCAGTCTCCCCGACGGCATCGCCCGGGTGCTGGCGGAATACCTGGCGGAGCGCGGCCTGGAGGCCCATGCGATCCCGAGCCCTCCGCCAGCGCTC
- the nrdR gene encoding transcriptional regulator NrdR: MRCPFCGSEDTRVIDTTPEAERRAVRRRRECPRCLRRFTTIERPIHLAPMVIKRDGRREPFDREKLLRGIQIACAKRPIPAEALERLVERIEARLQAMGKSEIPSRQIGDMVIAGLKELDEIAYIRYAIVYLGLSDLESIRQEIDNLLEARARESAPSPAGPA; this comes from the coding sequence GTGCGCTGTCCCTTTTGCGGGAGTGAGGACACGCGGGTGATCGACACCACGCCGGAGGCGGAGCGGCGGGCGGTGCGGCGGCGTCGGGAGTGCCCCCGGTGTCTGCGCCGGTTCACCACCATTGAGCGGCCGATCCACCTCGCGCCCATGGTGATCAAGCGGGATGGGCGACGGGAGCCCTTTGACCGGGAGAAGCTGTTGCGGGGGATCCAGATCGCCTGCGCCAAACGGCCCATCCCGGCGGAGGCCCTGGAGCGCCTGGTGGAGCGGATCGAAGCCCGCCTCCAGGCGATGGGGAAATCGGAGATCCCCAGCCGCCAGATCGGCGACATGGTCATCGCGGGGTTGAAGGAGCTGGATGAGATCGCCTATATCCGCTACGCCATCGTGTATCTCGGCTTGAGCGATCTGGAGAGCATCCGACAGGAGATCGATAACCTCCTGGAGGCCCGAGCCCGGGAAAGCGCCCCCTCGCCGGCCGGCCCGGCCTGA
- a CDS encoding histidine phosphatase family protein: protein MPERLYLIRHGRTAWNAEGRIQGWADVPLDDVGREQARRLAERLRAAPPDLILCSPLWRAYETARILAAAWGVPIEVDERLKERRQGPFEGRPGEEVAALQRAWREMARDPTAAIEGVEPREAFAERVWAAMQAAMARPEQTVAVVAHGGTFAMFFRCWLGFPLDRPSPFRFDNASLTELVVQDGRWVVIRLNDTCHLEDRAG from the coding sequence ATGCCGGAGCGACTGTATCTGATCCGCCACGGGCGCACGGCGTGGAACGCCGAGGGACGGATCCAGGGGTGGGCGGATGTGCCCCTGGATGACGTAGGTCGGGAGCAGGCCCGCCGGCTGGCGGAGCGCCTGCGGGCCGCTCCGCCGGACCTCATCCTCTGCAGCCCGTTGTGGCGGGCCTATGAGACCGCCCGCATCCTCGCCGCCGCCTGGGGGGTCCCCATCGAGGTGGATGAGCGCTTGAAGGAGCGCAGGCAGGGCCCCTTCGAGGGACGCCCGGGGGAGGAGGTGGCCGCGTTGCAGCGGGCCTGGCGGGAGATGGCCCGGGATCCGACCGCGGCCATCGAAGGGGTGGAGCCCCGCGAGGCCTTCGCGGAGCGGGTGTGGGCGGCGATGCAGGCGGCGATGGCCCGGCCGGAGCAAACGGTGGCGGTGGTGGCCCACGGGGGGACCTTCGCCATGTTCTTCCGGTGCTGGCTGGGCTTCCCCCTGGATCGGCCTTCCCCTTTCCGCTTCGATAACGCCTCGCTGACCGAGCTGGTCGTTCAGGATGGGCGCTGGGTCGTGATCCGCCTGAACGATACATGCCATCTGGAGGATCGAGCGGGATAG
- a CDS encoding glycosyltransferase family 39 protein: MPIAWLVLLSAIFLNRLHVPSLWFDEGWSWHLARMPIPEMLQATAADRSPFLYYLLLHLWIRIAGESEFALRWPSVVFGLLAAALAGRIAARGWGRPAGILTMLAMGLSPFWLYYVQEARMYAMLATGALAAFEGMEAILRKPTPLRFLIWTLFAAGTILTHYYGLFPAAVMAIGLGLGSARRPAARRRWAASMLGLLLLVGPWLIFARERFVRPEDFLRPPATLSGILSALAHGFWPGEGTWLPAAILALAALLRWNAFARRWAALTLGTTALTIATLVTVFPRFALFHPRYGIFLWALWVIGIGGGAARLGELLGARIPGLPRRTSGWIGALFLLPLGAMLLVPWRTWWADPGRGRDPYREAVAHVARQIRPGEAALALRANWAVLYYWERIGVPAPLWMGPESPVWDEAAVRAALEDARRRYGPAEGPWRLWLFGWQQEVVDPLGLFDGLLLENGFEVGGQPFGSLWVAYYETWPPFHGFAFTPLRADFEGKIELRGVHLRPPRWPGDLLGVTLAWARVGPVPRSPRMFVHVLDSAGHLVAQRDGPLPNDLVPISSWPPDHAFPVFIRVILPRDLHGFYRIRVGLYDPVSGARWPVRVDGSIGDGVEVGTLEIP; this comes from the coding sequence ATGCCGATCGCATGGTTGGTGCTCTTGTCCGCCATCTTCCTGAATCGCCTCCACGTCCCTTCCCTCTGGTTCGACGAGGGATGGTCCTGGCATCTGGCCCGCATGCCGATCCCGGAGATGCTGCAGGCCACGGCGGCGGACCGCAGCCCCTTCCTCTATTACCTGCTTCTCCATCTCTGGATCCGGATTGCCGGGGAGAGCGAGTTCGCGCTGCGGTGGCCCTCGGTGGTGTTTGGCCTGCTGGCGGCCGCCCTGGCCGGACGGATCGCCGCGCGCGGGTGGGGACGGCCCGCGGGGATCCTGACGATGCTGGCGATGGGGCTTTCCCCGTTCTGGCTGTATTATGTCCAGGAAGCCCGGATGTATGCAATGCTGGCCACCGGGGCGCTGGCCGCCTTCGAGGGAATGGAAGCGATCCTCCGGAAGCCCACGCCGCTCCGCTTCCTGATCTGGACGCTGTTCGCCGCCGGAACGATCCTCACGCATTATTACGGGCTTTTCCCGGCGGCCGTGATGGCCATCGGGCTGGGGCTGGGGAGCGCCCGCCGCCCCGCGGCGCGCCGGCGATGGGCCGCGAGCATGCTGGGGCTCCTGTTGCTCGTCGGCCCCTGGCTGATCTTCGCCCGAGAACGGTTCGTTCGTCCCGAGGATTTCCTCCGACCCCCCGCGACCCTGTCGGGGATCCTCTCCGCCCTCGCCCACGGGTTCTGGCCGGGGGAAGGGACCTGGCTTCCCGCCGCTATCCTCGCCCTGGCCGCTCTGCTCCGCTGGAACGCCTTCGCCCGCCGGTGGGCGGCCCTCACCCTGGGCACCACGGCCCTGACCATCGCGACCCTGGTGACGGTTTTCCCCCGGTTCGCCCTGTTCCATCCCCGCTATGGGATTTTCCTGTGGGCGCTCTGGGTCATCGGGATCGGCGGCGGGGCCGCCCGGCTGGGGGAGCTCCTCGGGGCGCGGATCCCCGGGTTGCCGCGCCGGACGAGTGGATGGATCGGGGCGCTGTTCCTCCTGCCCCTGGGAGCCATGCTCCTCGTCCCATGGCGGACATGGTGGGCGGATCCGGGCCGCGGCCGCGATCCGTATCGGGAGGCGGTAGCCCACGTGGCCCGGCAGATCCGGCCGGGGGAAGCGGCCCTCGCCCTGCGGGCCAACTGGGCCGTTCTTTACTACTGGGAACGCATAGGAGTTCCCGCCCCGCTATGGATGGGCCCGGAGTCTCCGGTGTGGGACGAGGCGGCCGTTCGTGCCGCGCTGGAGGACGCCCGCCGCCGCTACGGCCCCGCGGAGGGCCCCTGGCGGCTGTGGCTCTTCGGCTGGCAGCAGGAGGTGGTAGACCCCCTGGGGCTTTTCGATGGGCTGTTGCTGGAGAACGGCTTCGAGGTCGGGGGACAGCCGTTCGGATCCCTCTGGGTGGCCTATTATGAGACGTGGCCGCCCTTCCACGGGTTCGCCTTCACGCCCTTGCGGGCGGATTTCGAGGGGAAGATCGAATTGCGGGGCGTTCACCTGCGCCCGCCGCGCTGGCCGGGGGACCTGCTCGGGGTGACGCTGGCCTGGGCGCGGGTGGGGCCGGTCCCTCGTTCTCCCCGGATGTTCGTTCATGTCCTGGATTCCGCCGGGCATCTGGTGGCCCAGCGGGACGGCCCGCTGCCGAACGATCTCGTGCCGATCTCCTCCTGGCCCCCCGATCACGCTTTCCCGGTCTTCATCCGGGTGATCCTGCCCCGGGATCTCCACGGCTTTTACCGGATCCGGGTCGGCCTCTATGATCCTGTCTCCGGGGCCCGATGGCCGGTCCGGGTGGATGGCTCCATCGGGGATGGCGTGGAGGTGGGGACCCTGGAGATTCCGTAA
- a CDS encoding glycosyltransferase family 2 protein yields MHIVVQIPAYNEAETIGEVIRGIPREIPGVERVTVLVVDDGSTDGTGAIARSAGADIVIRHRRNRGLAAAFQTGFDAALRLGADIIVNVDADGQYDPGDIPALIAPILRGEADMVVGDRQVNRLAHFPWHKRILSALGSAVVRWASGLDVPDAPSGFRAYSREAALRLIVLTDFSYTVEHLIQAGKRRLAVTHVPIHARPTSRPSRLHQGLWDFIKRQGATIVRVYASYEPLKAFFYLSLPFWGVGLILFARLAWFFITEGFALRGHLQSLIVATLSIILAFLIFLFGLLADRIGDNRRLLEELLYRLREREE; encoded by the coding sequence ATGCACATCGTCGTGCAGATCCCAGCCTACAACGAAGCGGAGACCATCGGGGAGGTGATCCGAGGGATCCCGCGGGAGATCCCGGGGGTGGAGCGGGTCACCGTCCTGGTGGTGGATGACGGCTCAACCGACGGGACTGGAGCGATCGCCCGTTCCGCCGGAGCGGACATCGTCATACGGCATCGGCGGAACCGGGGGCTGGCGGCCGCCTTTCAGACCGGGTTCGACGCCGCCCTGCGTCTGGGCGCGGACATCATTGTGAACGTAGACGCCGATGGCCAGTATGATCCGGGAGACATCCCGGCGCTGATCGCGCCCATCCTGCGAGGGGAAGCCGACATGGTCGTCGGCGATCGACAGGTCAACCGCCTGGCCCACTTCCCCTGGCACAAGCGCATTCTGTCCGCCCTGGGCTCGGCCGTCGTGCGCTGGGCCTCAGGGCTGGACGTTCCGGACGCGCCGAGCGGCTTCCGGGCCTACAGTCGGGAGGCGGCCCTGCGATTGATCGTGCTGACGGACTTCTCGTATACCGTGGAACATCTGATCCAGGCCGGCAAGCGACGTCTGGCCGTCACCCATGTTCCCATCCATGCCCGTCCCACTTCCCGGCCCTCCCGGCTCCATCAGGGCCTATGGGATTTCATCAAACGGCAGGGGGCGACCATTGTGCGGGTCTACGCGAGCTACGAGCCGCTGAAGGCCTTTTTCTATCTCTCCCTTCCCTTCTGGGGGGTTGGCCTGATCCTCTTCGCCCGGCTGGCGTGGTTTTTCATCACCGAAGGTTTCGCCCTGCGAGGTCACCTGCAATCCCTGATCGTCGCCACCCTCTCGATCATCCTGGCCTTTCTGATCTTCCTGTTCGGCCTCCTGGCTGACCGCATCGGCGACAATCGCCGGCTGCTGGAGGAACTCCTGTATCGCTTGAGGGAACGGGAGGAGTAG
- a CDS encoding class I SAM-dependent methyltransferase, which translates to MRMKYQREYWSKWERVKDPYLRQRKAWKIQAVLEEAVPGIAHWNGWALDIGCSTGRITEHFAQLWPDWHVIGVDIDEDALHWATAHRHYAYFCFGDAMRLPFPNDSFDLIICAQVYEHVPDWRCLLQEIHRVLRPGGVCFFSGPNRWFPIEEHYGIPFLSWFPRFIANRIVRWISNVPFYYENPVSWWTLRKALRDCGFQIEDYTYRLLENPSRFRIEGWWTGWISRCVRGLPKRFRRSLTLFLPNFNLIIRKPSLPFKATPPVPSSDTGVPPAAGDCRRCGQPGGRTGRSERPG; encoded by the coding sequence ATGCGGATGAAATATCAAAGGGAATACTGGTCTAAGTGGGAACGTGTTAAAGATCCTTATCTTCGACAGCGAAAAGCATGGAAGATTCAGGCCGTCTTGGAAGAGGCAGTGCCTGGGATTGCTCATTGGAATGGCTGGGCGCTGGATATCGGCTGCTCCACCGGACGGATCACTGAGCATTTCGCTCAGTTGTGGCCCGATTGGCACGTGATTGGTGTCGATATTGATGAGGATGCGTTGCACTGGGCGACGGCTCACAGACACTATGCTTATTTTTGCTTTGGAGATGCTATGCGTCTTCCTTTTCCAAACGATTCTTTTGATTTGATTATTTGCGCTCAGGTTTATGAACATGTCCCGGACTGGCGTTGTCTTCTTCAGGAAATTCACCGGGTGCTCCGGCCAGGAGGCGTGTGCTTCTTCAGTGGACCCAACCGTTGGTTCCCAATTGAAGAGCATTATGGGATTCCATTCCTTAGCTGGTTCCCACGATTCATTGCGAATCGAATTGTTCGATGGATCTCCAACGTTCCGTTTTATTACGAGAATCCGGTTTCATGGTGGACTTTACGAAAGGCTTTGCGGGATTGTGGGTTTCAAATAGAGGATTATACTTATCGTTTGCTAGAAAATCCCTCGAGATTTCGTATAGAGGGGTGGTGGACCGGTTGGATATCCAGATGTGTTCGGGGGCTTCCAAAGCGTTTTCGGCGGTCGCTAACATTATTTTTACCGAATTTCAATCTCATAATACGTAAGCCCTCTTTGCCCTTCAAGGCTACTCCTCCCGTTCCCTCAAGCGATACAGGAGTTCCTCCAGCAGCCGGCGATTGTCGCCGATGCGGTCAGCCAGGAGGCCGAACAGGAAGATCAGAAAGGCCAGGATGA